A genomic segment from Acidithiobacillus acidisediminis encodes:
- a CDS encoding MFS transporter: protein MQACRFICRIGVNLCYRLSTPAHGELHHHETKTTKMKNVNVKLLVSSNFISRLGSSMSNIAFIFGILSVTSSKIDLGLAFTCKTLPFIFFLLYGTAMSGKTKKITIIIRSEVARGVSQLIIGYTIFSGSYNQYLVLLSFFVFGVGEAFFLPSASALVPLIARKDDIKSVNSYIGIYSSIARISGPLIAGLLIEYFNPGLIIIIDGFTYFLSSSLYSMMHVDSDIERKDSTSSNFLSKVRHPIRIIRSSEWLKYVLIQLSVLNILAFAPFTILGPSTFLGRTNGPLTWGSVIAFSGIGSLIGSLVIKRFTINRPVAFLELFILLLSVPLIIISFSSTIPLYIVAGIIYGMAITVIDLYLDISIQRTVRNDMVAQVTSLFIFSSVAMSPIGFLLSGYIGSYLGIRNMLISSSAIIIIYSASMIIKFYKVKE from the coding sequence ATGCAGGCTTGTCGCTTTATTTGTCGCATAGGCGTCAACTTATGCTACCGACTATCCACCCCTGCTCACGGTGAACTACACCATCATGAAACCAAAACTACAAAAATGAAAAACGTTAACGTAAAACTTTTGGTTTCAAGCAATTTTATATCCAGACTAGGAAGCAGTATGTCAAATATTGCATTTATATTTGGCATATTATCAGTAACATCAAGCAAGATTGATCTTGGTTTAGCTTTTACATGCAAAACACTACCATTCATATTTTTCCTTTTATATGGAACAGCAATGAGTGGAAAAACAAAAAAGATAACTATAATAATTAGATCAGAAGTTGCTCGCGGGGTTTCACAGTTAATTATCGGTTACACTATTTTTTCAGGATCATATAATCAATATTTGGTGTTACTTTCATTTTTCGTTTTTGGTGTTGGAGAAGCTTTCTTCTTACCATCAGCAAGCGCATTGGTACCATTAATAGCAAGAAAAGATGATATAAAATCTGTAAATTCATACATTGGAATTTATTCTTCTATCGCGAGAATATCAGGGCCTTTAATTGCGGGGTTACTAATAGAATATTTTAACCCAGGATTGATAATAATAATTGATGGTTTTACATATTTTTTGAGCTCTTCATTATATTCCATGATGCATGTAGATAGCGATATAGAAAGAAAAGATTCAACCTCATCAAATTTTTTATCTAAGGTAAGGCATCCAATTAGAATAATTAGATCTAGCGAATGGCTTAAATATGTTTTAATTCAGCTTTCAGTACTGAATATACTTGCTTTTGCTCCCTTTACAATTCTTGGTCCTTCGACTTTTCTTGGAAGAACAAATGGACCACTTACTTGGGGAAGCGTTATAGCTTTCAGCGGTATTGGCTCCCTAATTGGAAGCCTGGTGATAAAAAGATTTACAATTAATAGACCTGTAGCATTTCTCGAATTATTTATCTTATTGCTATCAGTTCCGTTAATAATAATTTCATTTTCATCAACTATTCCGTTGTATATAGTGGCAGGGATAATTTATGGTATGGCAATAACTGTAATTGACCTTTATTTAGATATCTCTATACAAAGAACAGTCCGTAATGACATGGTTGCACAGGTAACATCTCTTTTTATATTCTCATCAGTAGCAATGTCTCCCATTGGCTTTTTGCTATCTGGATATATTGGATCTTATTTAGGAATAAGAAATATGTTGATTTCATCTTCTGCAATAATAATTATTTATTCTGCTTCTATGATTATAAAATTTTATAAGGTTAAGGAATAA
- a CDS encoding AAA family ATPase, with product MNKIFMVGGGKGGVGKSTVSMALVDSLLERGEQVLLVESDDSNPDTYKALSGIVPCEICNMDTEEGYIKLGGIIEANSQHCIVINTAARATAGLVKHGGILIDVAKEMNREVIMLWPINRQRDSLELLHEFIRNTKGYSATYVIINTYFGEAKKFLRFNESKLKTKVTGAIEFPELNDLVADKIVDERLALSNADQKLKIAERSALRRYREAAHAAFEVLYG from the coding sequence ATGAACAAGATTTTCATGGTCGGTGGCGGGAAAGGCGGTGTAGGAAAATCCACCGTCTCCATGGCACTGGTAGATTCTCTGCTCGAACGGGGTGAGCAAGTCCTCCTGGTGGAAAGCGATGACAGTAATCCCGATACCTACAAGGCACTCAGCGGTATCGTTCCCTGTGAGATCTGCAACATGGATACCGAGGAAGGATACATCAAGCTTGGTGGAATCATAGAGGCAAACAGCCAACACTGTATCGTGATAAATACCGCAGCAAGGGCAACCGCAGGATTGGTAAAGCATGGCGGAATCCTCATTGACGTGGCAAAGGAAATGAACAGAGAAGTGATCATGCTCTGGCCAATCAATCGCCAACGGGATAGCCTGGAACTACTCCATGAGTTTATCAGAAACACCAAAGGGTATAGTGCAACATACGTCATCATCAACACCTACTTCGGGGAGGCAAAAAAGTTTCTACGGTTCAACGAAAGCAAACTGAAAACAAAAGTAACAGGGGCAATAGAGTTTCCAGAACTCAACGACCTGGTGGCAGACAAGATCGTGGATGAACGCCTTGCCCTGAGTAACGCCGATCAAAAGTTGAAGATCGCCGAACGATCTGCGCTGCGAAGATACAGAGAAGCGGCGCATGCCGCATTTGAGGTACTCTATGGCTGA
- a CDS encoding plasmid mobilization protein: MPFAQQGPEPLDAVVNVRLTAAEKARLKEDADLAGVSMSELVRRRYFGRPLIAHADAVMIKELRRIGGLLKHLHNESQGAYSQETAAALTALKRYIEQLSAERAS; this comes from the coding sequence ATGCCATTTGCACAGCAAGGACCAGAGCCATTGGATGCCGTGGTCAATGTTCGCTTGACGGCGGCGGAAAAGGCCCGACTGAAAGAGGATGCCGACCTCGCGGGCGTGAGCATGTCGGAGTTGGTCCGCAGGCGTTACTTTGGCCGTCCGCTGATTGCCCATGCGGATGCCGTGATGATCAAGGAGTTGCGACGGATTGGTGGTCTCCTCAAGCATCTGCACAACGAGAGCCAAGGGGCGTATAGCCAGGAAACCGCCGCAGCGCTGACCGCCCTCAAACGGTACATCGAACAGTTGAGTGCGGAGCGTGCCTCATGA
- the traI gene encoding TraI/MobA(P) family conjugative relaxase has product MIVKKIRSYKAKNKAASIRALVDYIREPHNRNPAEKVLYANGRGFFGASHAAQREEMLSLASESVRSRNPVNHYILSWPEGEQPSPEQVEEAVSIFLDELVLSDHQVIYALHKDTDNIHLHLAINRVHPETLKVIEVNKGFDIEAAHRAIARIEHAQGWQPEQNARYQVLENGELGREHREPDRPRQPAQKRRDMEHRTGEKSAVRIAIEEAAQILKQAQSWEQLHRELAEKGMRYEKIGSGATVFVGDIGVKASDVDRNASLAKMQKRLGEYQPAPQRQPVAQREPEPIKDVPGWKEYITGRKAHYEQKSAEKIRMDRQQERERNQLREQQKARRDELLRGNWKGKGEVLNAMRSVIASEQAAEKIALREKHQKEREQWRKRFRPYPDFERWLQIQQRPDLAEQWRYRAAEPQRIEGDRDEPPTVRDIRDFQAEIVGTQVYYRPKEDRGGGRGGVSFVDQGKRIDIYDWRNRDSVLAALQLSAQKWGSFTVTGNDEYKAMCVKLAAEHGFKITNPELQERIQQERQRIQEERAQAMKAEQLKQFERYAEAVGAERYRVTSIKMYPDGKKQTFILDKKDGVTRGFTSEEIAQRMPEMLRLQRRGENLYYTPLSDKKHHILIDDMDREKLERLIHDGYRPAVVLESSPGNYQAIITVPKLGTPHDRDVGNRLSEALNREYGDPKLSGAIHPHRAPGFENRKPKHQREDGSYPEVRLLKAERCECAKTLELARQIDADYQRQAQERAQKALERAAVGDREVQPDALKIDSRASNEAVMAYQRHYRDVVKRQRGGGLDLSRVDSMIAVRMRVTGFAQSAIEGAIRQCAPGIREKEEGRDWDDYAQRTARYAYSVAGDRQAAELEKYRQQWLKLEGRQPQQQKEPVKVQEIERVRSPGMSR; this is encoded by the coding sequence ATGATCGTCAAGAAGATCAGGAGCTATAAAGCGAAGAACAAGGCGGCGAGTATTCGCGCTTTGGTGGACTACATACGCGAACCTCACAACCGGAATCCCGCGGAGAAGGTGCTGTACGCTAACGGGCGTGGATTCTTTGGTGCGTCTCATGCTGCCCAGCGGGAAGAGATGCTTTCTCTGGCATCCGAGTCTGTACGGAGCCGAAATCCCGTCAACCATTACATCCTGAGTTGGCCGGAAGGCGAACAGCCCAGCCCGGAGCAGGTAGAGGAGGCCGTCAGCATTTTTCTCGATGAGCTGGTCCTCTCTGATCATCAGGTCATCTATGCGTTACATAAGGATACCGACAATATCCATCTGCATTTGGCCATCAACCGTGTGCATCCAGAGACGCTCAAGGTGATCGAGGTCAACAAGGGATTTGATATTGAGGCGGCGCATCGAGCCATTGCCCGCATCGAGCACGCCCAGGGTTGGCAACCAGAGCAAAATGCCCGGTATCAGGTGTTGGAGAATGGTGAACTTGGGCGGGAACATCGGGAACCAGACAGGCCACGCCAGCCCGCCCAGAAACGGCGGGACATGGAACACCGCACGGGTGAGAAATCTGCCGTGCGGATTGCCATCGAGGAAGCCGCGCAGATCCTCAAGCAAGCGCAAAGCTGGGAGCAGTTGCACCGAGAGCTTGCCGAAAAGGGGATGCGCTACGAAAAGATCGGTAGTGGGGCGACGGTGTTCGTTGGTGACATTGGTGTCAAGGCGAGTGACGTAGACCGTAACGCCAGTCTTGCCAAGATGCAGAAGCGGCTAGGTGAATACCAGCCTGCACCGCAGCGGCAGCCGGTAGCACAGCGGGAACCAGAGCCGATCAAAGATGTGCCGGGGTGGAAGGAATATATTACGGGACGAAAGGCTCACTATGAGCAGAAGAGTGCCGAAAAGATCAGAATGGATCGACAACAAGAGCGGGAACGTAATCAATTACGAGAACAGCAGAAGGCCCGGCGCGACGAACTTCTGCGCGGCAACTGGAAGGGCAAAGGCGAAGTGCTCAATGCCATGCGCAGCGTGATTGCCTCGGAACAGGCGGCAGAGAAGATTGCGTTACGGGAGAAACATCAGAAAGAACGCGAGCAGTGGAGAAAACGGTTTCGTCCCTATCCAGATTTTGAGCGATGGTTACAGATACAACAACGTCCTGATTTGGCCGAACAATGGCGGTATCGCGCAGCAGAACCGCAACGCATCGAGGGCGACCGAGACGAACCGCCGACGGTGCGGGATATTCGGGACTTTCAGGCGGAAATTGTGGGGACACAGGTGTATTACCGCCCCAAAGAAGATCGGGGCGGCGGGCGCGGGGGTGTGTCTTTTGTGGATCAGGGCAAGCGTATTGACATTTACGACTGGCGCAACCGCGATAGTGTACTTGCGGCATTGCAGCTCTCGGCCCAGAAGTGGGGGAGTTTCACCGTAACGGGAAATGACGAATACAAGGCCATGTGCGTGAAGTTGGCAGCTGAACATGGTTTCAAGATCACCAATCCAGAGTTGCAGGAACGCATCCAACAGGAGCGGCAGCGGATACAGGAAGAGAGGGCGCAGGCGATGAAAGCGGAGCAGCTCAAGCAGTTCGAGCGCTATGCCGAAGCCGTTGGCGCGGAGCGTTATCGTGTTACATCCATCAAGATGTACCCGGACGGCAAGAAGCAGACCTTCATTCTCGACAAAAAGGATGGCGTGACGCGGGGATTCACCTCGGAGGAGATTGCGCAACGGATGCCGGAGATGCTTCGTCTCCAACGTCGCGGCGAAAATTTGTACTACACGCCGTTATCGGACAAGAAACACCACATCCTCATCGATGACATGGACCGGGAGAAATTGGAGCGGCTGATTCATGACGGCTACCGGCCCGCTGTCGTACTGGAGTCCAGCCCGGGCAACTACCAGGCCATCATCACCGTGCCGAAGCTGGGGACGCCCCATGACAGGGACGTGGGCAATCGCTTGAGCGAGGCCTTGAACCGGGAGTACGGCGATCCGAAACTGTCGGGCGCCATTCACCCCCATCGAGCGCCGGGTTTTGAGAACCGCAAGCCCAAGCATCAGCGGGAGGACGGCAGCTATCCCGAAGTGCGGTTGCTCAAGGCCGAGCGTTGTGAATGTGCCAAGACGCTGGAGCTTGCCCGGCAGATCGACGCCGACTATCAACGGCAGGCACAGGAGCGGGCGCAGAAGGCCTTGGAACGAGCAGCGGTCGGGGATAGGGAAGTACAGCCTGACGCTCTCAAAATCGATTCTAGGGCCTCTAACGAGGCTGTAATGGCCTATCAGCGGCATTACCGAGATGTGGTCAAGCGACAAAGAGGCGGAGGCCTGGATCTCTCTCGCGTGGATTCCATGATTGCCGTGCGCATGCGCGTCACGGGTTTTGCGCAAAGCGCCATCGAGGGAGCGATTCGCCAATGTGCCCCCGGCATCCGCGAAAAGGAAGAGGGCCGGGACTGGGACGACTATGCCCAGCGCACTGCGCGTTATGCCTACAGCGTCGCCGGCGACCGGCAAGCCGCCGAACTGGAGAAGTACCGGCAGCAGTGGCTGAAACTGGAAGGTCGGCAGCCACAGCAGCAAAAAGAGCCCGTTAAGGTGCAGGAGATCGAGCGCGTCAGGTCGCCTGGTATGAGCCGCTAG
- a CDS encoding type II toxin-antitoxin system RelB/DinJ family antitoxin, whose translation MAANAFVRARIDESLKNEAAAVLAEMGLTVSDVVRIALTKIAKEKALPFEMRVPNALTAATLERSERGEDVHHAKDAEDLFKQLGI comes from the coding sequence ATGGCTGCAAACGCATTTGTCCGGGCACGAATTGATGAATCGCTGAAAAACGAAGCTGCCGCCGTGCTGGCTGAAATGGGATTGACTGTTTCCGACGTGGTGCGCATTGCACTGACCAAGATTGCCAAAGAGAAGGCATTGCCATTTGAGATGCGCGTACCCAACGCGCTGACAGCGGCCACTCTGGAGAGAAGTGAACGCGGAGAAGATGTCCACCACGCCAAGGACGCTGAGGATCTGTTCAAGCAGTTGGGCATCTGA
- a CDS encoding type II toxin-antitoxin system RelE/ParE family toxin has translation MRHPEYSGQFKRDVKQAQKRGKDMDKLKKLLGLPIEGKPLPAAYLDHPLKGGWIGFRDAHIDLDWLLIYKVSGDVVRFERTGRHADLFDE, from the coding sequence ATGCGACATCCCGAGTATTCCGGGCAGTTCAAGCGCGATGTGAAGCAGGCGCAGAAACGTGGAAAAGACATGGATAAGCTCAAGAAGTTGCTGGGCTTGCCCATCGAGGGGAAGCCGTTGCCCGCGGCTTATCTTGACCACCCCCTGAAAGGCGGTTGGATTGGCTTTCGGGATGCCCACATCGATCTAGATTGGTTGTTGATCTATAAGGTTTCCGGCGACGTGGTGCGTTTCGAGCGCACCGGACGGCATGCGGACTTGTTCGATGAATGA
- a CDS encoding AAA family ATPase — MILTIGNTKGGVGKTTLAVNLAIARALQGRDVWLIDGDRQGTAQTAINIRAESGSEPSIACASYPDGSMLRSQVQHQATKFDDIVIDAGGRDSTALRAALVLSDVLLVPFQPRSYDVWALNDIAVLVDEARSVRDGLRAVAVLNCADPGENSTDNTEAAAAVADVPQFQYLPIPIRRRKAFANAAGAGLSVLEIRPTDKKAADEITALVEALF, encoded by the coding sequence ATGATCTTGACAATAGGAAATACCAAGGGGGGCGTAGGCAAAACGACTTTAGCTGTCAATCTTGCCATTGCCCGTGCTTTGCAGGGGCGGGACGTATGGCTCATAGACGGTGATCGTCAGGGTACCGCACAAACCGCCATCAATATCAGGGCCGAGTCCGGTAGCGAACCAAGCATTGCCTGTGCATCATATCCAGATGGATCAATGCTGCGTTCGCAAGTGCAGCATCAAGCAACCAAGTTTGACGATATTGTAATTGACGCTGGTGGGCGCGACTCGACCGCATTGCGCGCGGCACTGGTTCTCTCTGATGTCCTCTTGGTTCCTTTCCAACCGCGAAGCTACGATGTCTGGGCGCTCAATGACATCGCAGTGCTGGTGGACGAGGCACGTAGTGTGCGTGATGGTTTACGGGCTGTTGCGGTGCTGAACTGCGCTGACCCTGGTGAGAATTCGACTGATAATACTGAGGCTGCCGCCGCCGTTGCGGATGTTCCTCAATTCCAATACTTGCCGATACCCATCCGTCGTCGAAAAGCGTTTGCCAATGCAGCTGGAGCTGGATTGTCCGTGCTTGAAATCAGACCTACAGACAAAAAAGCAGCCGATGAAATAACAGCACTTGTAGAAGCATTGTTTTAA
- a CDS encoding ribbon-helix-helix domain-containing protein codes for MAITRPKPKDQSTSADAFISGAPDAQRPRGVRKGNKQQISLTISPMLLQKVDELAAELGQSRAAIINMAVYRAVEHGLIIDGLGKNVP; via the coding sequence ATGGCAATCACAAGACCGAAGCCAAAAGATCAATCAACGTCTGCTGATGCTTTCATTTCTGGTGCTCCAGACGCACAGCGTCCGCGTGGTGTTCGGAAGGGGAACAAACAACAAATTAGCCTGACGATTTCGCCAATGCTACTGCAAAAGGTAGACGAGCTGGCGGCGGAGTTGGGACAGTCACGAGCCGCTATCATCAACATGGCGGTATACCGTGCTGTTGAGCATGGTCTCATCATTGATGGGCTCGGCAAAAACGTGCCATGA